CGAACGCACCGGCAGCCGCGAACAGGCCGCGCCGTTCGGCCGCGCGGTGCTGCGCCACCGCCCGCACGGCGTGATGGCGGTGCTCGGCCCGTATAATTTCCCCGGCCATCTGCCCAACGGTCATATCGTACCCGCGCTGCTTGCCGGCAACACGGTGGTGTTCAAGCCGTCCGAGGAGACGCCGCTGACCGGCGAGCTGATCGGTGCCGCAATGCGCGAAGCAGGCGTGCCGGAGGGCGTATTCGCCGTCGTTCAGGGCGGTCGCGATACCGGCGCGGCATTGCTCGATCAGGATATTGACGGGTTGCTGTTCACCGGATCGGCCGGGGCCGGCGCACATTTCGCACGCATCTTCGCCGATCGGCCCAAAGTGATCCTCGCGCTCGAACTGGGCGGCAACAACCCGCTCATCGCCTGGGACGGCGACGGGGACGCAATCGCGTCGATCGTCGTCGCGTCGGCCTTCATCACCACCGGCCAGCGCTGCTCCTGCGCCCGCCGCCTGATCGTGCCGCAAGGTGCGGCCGGCGATGCGATCGTCGCTGCCGTTGTCGCGCTGTCCGACCGGCTGGTGATCGGCGCATGGAACGACGACCCTGAACCGTTCATGGGCCCGCTGATCTCACCCGCCGCCGCTACCCGCGTCTCCGAACAGGTCGCCGAACTCGTGCGGCGTGGCGCGCGTCCTATCCGCCGGATCGAGGCCGTGGCGGGCCGCCCTACTGCTTTTCTCAACCCCATAATCCTCGACGTGACCGGGATCGACGCACCGGACGAAGAGATGTTCGGCCCGGTGCTACAGGTGATCCGCGTCGCCGATTTCGACGCCGCGATCGAGGCCGCAAATGCGACGCGTTTCGGCTTGTCCGCCGGGCTGGTCACCGATGACGATGCGCTGTGGGAGACATTCCTGCAGCGGATCCGCGCCGGCGTGGTCAATCGCAACCGGCCGACCACCGGCGCTGCCGGATCGATGCCGTTCGGCGGGCTTGGCGAATCGGGCAATCATCGCCCCAGCGCCTATTATGCGGCCGATTACTGCGCCTATCCCGTCGCGAGCTTCGAGGCCGACACCGTCGTCGACCAGCGGGCTGAGTTGAAGGGTGTGCGCGGCTGACCGTCGGAACCGGTATCGGTCGGAGTGCCGATCGAAGCTGGAGCGCATTCGCGTTGGATCGATCCACCCTTTCCCGTTTGTATGACCGGGCTAGAGGCCCAGGTCGGTCAATCCTGGATGATCGTCCGGGCGACGCCCGGACGGCC
This portion of the Sphingomonas sp. So64.6b genome encodes:
- the astD gene encoding succinylglutamate-semialdehyde dehydrogenase gives rise to the protein MTTFDSRDPASGDIVWSGPAASAQQCADAVSSARQAFAAWSAMSIDERVAVVRRYQDALKANAEAMATAISRETGKALWETRTEITSMIGKVDLSIAAHAERTGSREQAAPFGRAVLRHRPHGVMAVLGPYNFPGHLPNGHIVPALLAGNTVVFKPSEETPLTGELIGAAMREAGVPEGVFAVVQGGRDTGAALLDQDIDGLLFTGSAGAGAHFARIFADRPKVILALELGGNNPLIAWDGDGDAIASIVVASAFITTGQRCSCARRLIVPQGAAGDAIVAAVVALSDRLVIGAWNDDPEPFMGPLISPAAATRVSEQVAELVRRGARPIRRIEAVAGRPTAFLNPIILDVTGIDAPDEEMFGPVLQVIRVADFDAAIEAANATRFGLSAGLVTDDDALWETFLQRIRAGVVNRNRPTTGAAGSMPFGGLGESGNHRPSAYYAADYCAYPVASFEADTVVDQRAELKGVRG